The Castanea sativa cultivar Marrone di Chiusa Pesio chromosome 11, ASM4071231v1 genome contains a region encoding:
- the LOC142616371 gene encoding uncharacterized protein LOC142616371: MSITEQVLIFLHIISHNVRFHVIGSQFHRSIETAHRYFSVVLMGVLKLYRALIRLPSEDTPPEIRNSRRFYPYFKDCVGAIDGIHVRASVPPEIQERFRGCKDGTTQNVLAAISFDLKFTYVLAGWEGSAHDSRVLNDAFARPGGFSIPEGKYYLGDAGYGNKNGILSPYRSVRYHLKEFSDRPPENEQELFNL; the protein is encoded by the exons ATGTCTATTACGGAGCAAGTGCTAATTTTCTTACACATTATTAGTCATAATGTGAGGTTCCATGTAATTGGTAGTCAGTTCCATAGATCGATTGAGACTGCTCATAGATACTTCAGTGTCGTCCTTATGGGGGTCCTAAAATTATATAGAGCTCTAATAAGATTGCCTAGCGAAGATACACCCCCAGAGATAAGGAATAGCAGAAGGTTCTACCCATATTTCAAG GATTGTGTTGGAGCAATAGATGGTATACATGTTCGTGCATCTGTGCCACCTGAAATACAAGAAAGGTTTCGTGGTTGCAAAGATGGAACCACGCAAAATGTGTTAGCTGCCATTAGTTTTGACTTAAAGTTCACTTATGTATTGGCTGGATGGGAAGGTAGTGCACATGATTCACGTGTGTTAAATGATGCATTTGCTAGGCCGGGAGGATTTTCAATTCCCGAAG GTAAATATTATCTTGGTGATGCTGGGTAtggtaataaaaatggaattttgTCACCTTATCGGAGTGTGCGATATCACTTGAAAGAGTTTAGTGATCGTCCTCCTGAGAATGAGCAAGAATTGTTCAACCTTTGA
- the LOC142616372 gene encoding uncharacterized protein LOC142616372, with protein MKLVEDHEISTNLGGDLKILNRDGKDLNGDGKYQLYQIKSDFGQGDPSSPGFEYAYSSLTVIVIRLAISQEYIIAALFITRRALNTKAVARTFKPLWQAERGFKIQREGDHKLLFIFDNQEDVDRILANEPWSFDKSLVVLQRYDRNSPIDELSFDKTDFWVQVHNIPIKYKAKSVAKDIFESIGKVHRLDENSEGGGGSFMRIRVTLDVYQPLCRGCVIKLEEGGKVWVNFKFDHLPNICYWCGYFDHIDKDCDLWIQSKGTLQHASQ; from the exons ATGAAACTCGTCGAAGATCACGAAATCTCCACCAACTTAGGTGGAGATTTGAAGATTTTGAATAGAGATGGAAAAGACCTAAACGGAGATGGAAAATATCAGCTATATCAAATCAAGTCAGATTTTGGACAAGGAGACCCGTCGTCACCAGGTTTTGAATATGCATACTCGTCGTTGACCGTCATAGTCATTAGATTGGCCATAAGTCAG GAATACATTATAGCAGCATTGTTTATAACACGTCGGGCACTAAACACAAAAGCAGTGGCTAGGACCTTCAAGCCACTTTGGCAGGCTGAGAGGGGTTTCAAAATTCAAAGAGAAGGAGACCACAAACTTCTCTTCATTTTTGATAATCAAGAAGATGTAGATAGAATTTTAGCCAATGAACCATGGAGCTTTGACAAATCCCTGGTGGTGTTGCAAAGATATGACAGAAACTCACCCATTGATGAGCTCAGTTTCGACAAAACAGATTTTTGGGTACAAGTCCATAATATTCCCATCAAGTACAAAGCCAAATCAGTGGCTAAAGACATTTTTGAATCAATTGGTAAGGTCCATCGCTTAGATGAGAATTCAGAGGGTGGGGGTGGTAGTTTCATGAGGATTAGAGTTACTCTCGACGTTTATCAGCCTTTGTGTCGAGGTTGCGTCATAAAACTTGAGGAGGGTGGCAAGGTTTGggtcaattttaaatttgaccACTTGCCTAATATCTGTTATTGGTGTGGATATTTCGACCATATTGACAAGGATTGTGATCTTTGGATCCAAAGCAAGGGGACCCTACAACATGCTTCTCAATAG